The proteins below are encoded in one region of Apium graveolens cultivar Ventura chromosome 4, ASM990537v1, whole genome shotgun sequence:
- the LOC141719743 gene encoding protein FAR1-RELATED SEQUENCE 5-like, whose product MPFVPFTGVNHHYQSVLFGFALMRDELKTTFEWVLGTWLEAVEGKAPLAIITDQDQAMAGAIQSQQPNMTQLLCSWHISNKFLEKLSTYYAKEEFKGDFNNCIYHSLTEEIFEDSWKTLILKYKLEDNTRLQGLYKLKHKWIDAYTRNIFSAGQKTTSRSEGMNAFFDAYVGSCTGLKEFVEGAQKALERQFMREKEKDYNTYHKIRCMRLNTALEQHAASIYTKEMFKKFQEQLVEAAKYFVEKDRDRSLEDVEDTYYKCYQPLMVEYKRTTYLVTFNKLSFRGSCICRMFEHSGMPYRHIIAVLTKRCVAELPEHFVKRRWTRDANRVDGVLPYHMPGDDALSHDLTPTERFNHMTLLTMGFSHSCMASKERYEYVVRVTNRETEIIEKMPVHGVEGVGSEFDTKISQESGEKLHETILEPVVSKTKGRKKEH is encoded by the coding sequence ATGCCGTTTGTGCCGTTCACCGGGGTGAATCATCACTATCAATCGGTTCTCTTTGGTTTTGCACTAATGCGTGATGAATTGAAGACTACATTTGAGTGGGTTTTGGGTACTTGGTTAGAGGCTGTTGAAGGAAAAGCACCTTTGGCTATTATCACCGATCAAGATCAAGCGATGGCGGGGGCAATTCAATCTCAACAACCGAACATGACACAGTTGTTGTGTTCGTGGCACATTAGTAACAAATTTCTGGAGAAGCTCTCAACCTACTATGCAAAGGAGGAATTTAAAGGTGACTTCAACAATTGCATATATCACTCGTTGACCGAAGAAATTTTTGAGGATAGTTGGAAAACATTGATCTTGAAGTACAAGTTGGAGGATAATACACGGTTGCAAGGCTTGTATAAATTGAAGCATAAGTGGATTGATGCTTATACACGTAACATTTTTTCCGCGGGTCAAAAAACAACTTCAAGAAGCGAAGGAATGAATGCCTTTTTTGATGCTTATGTAGGGTCTTGCACGGGGTTGAAAGAATTTGTTGAGGGTGCACAAAAAGCATTAGAAAGACAATTTATGCGTGAGAAAGAAAAGGATTATAATACATATCATAAAATTCGTTGCATGCGACTGAACACCGCCTTGGAGCAACATGCCGCTTCCATTTATACGAAAGAGATGTTCAAAAAATTTCAAGAGCAATTGGTTGAGGCCGCAAAGTACTTTGTGGAGAAGGATAGAGACCGTTCCTTAGAAGATGTGGAGGATACGTACTACAAATGTTATCAACCATTAATGGTTGAGTATAAGAGAACCACTTATCTCGTTACCTTCAACAAGTTGTCATTTCGGGGTTCTTGCATATGTAGAATGTTTGAGCATTCGGGCATGCCGTATCGTCATATTATTGCCGTGTTGACAAAGAGGTGTGTTGCCGAATTACCCGAACATTTTGTAAAACGGAGGTGGACTAGGGAtgccaatagagttgatggtgtgtTGCCATATCACATGCCCGGAGATGATGCCTTATCCCATGATTTGACTCCAACAGAAAGATTTAATCACATGACTTTACTTACTATGGGTTTTAGTCATAGTTGCATGGCGTCGAAGGAACGTTATGAGTATGTCGTGAGAGTTACTAATCGAGAGACCGAAATTATTGAGAAAATGCCCGTTCATGGGGTGGAAGGTGTTGGAAGTGAATTTGATACCAAAATTTCTCAAGAAAGTGGAGAGAAGTTGCATGAAACTATTCTTGAACCCGTTGTTTCAAAAACCAAAGGACGCAAAAAAGAGCACTGA